tattttatatattcatccttaatataaatatagtaaataaaaaattaataaaaaaaataaaagaatattataatatatttttatataacattttaaattaaaaaccAAAGTcgtaaaaatattatatatatatatatataataattattaaattaaaagaataaatataaaaaaaaaaattatatatatataattatatatataatatattttttattttgggtgatatattataatattaaaataaaaagtacttatttatgtatgttgaaaaaaaaggcataataatataatacctttttttaaaaaaggCTAACCCCACAACATcacatgtatataataaatataatatatatatatatatatataatatattttctttattctTTATTCTTATATCTTATTAGAAgaatttctttttttttttttttaataaattataataaaataaccataaaataaataaatataaatatataaatatatatatatatataatatattcataaccatcaaaaacaattatatatatataatataatatataataaaattacaaaaaatatatattttgttattatatatgttgtaattatatataaatgcAACCAAAAATTGTTCAacctaaaaaaaaatagatatatatgtattataaaaaatatatatacatataaatatatagatactgatatattattctatataaaacaataatataagaacaattttataataaagaagaaaaaatatataatatatattattatatattttgtttggtttttatctttttaaaaaaataagattttacattttggtatatttatatattcttaaaaaaatatccagtatacattttaaatttttagctcatttttattatttttaaaaaagatattatttttaaaacataattataatatacaaatatatattatatataatatgtttttttatactaaatatttttctttgttttatatatatatattttcttcaaataagtaaaaataaaaatatataattaaaataatacttttgaaaatgttcataatatgttaatatatatttttctataggtttttttttttttttttttttttttttgaaaaatataaaattttcatGAAAACTTATagaatataatttaattttattttatttaatttaataaaatttttttttttttttttttttctaaataaAATCAGATTATTATAGGATtagatataatattacaataatatattatatatatgtaatataatatatatatatatataacattttagAATGCAATTTCTAATAGATACGAATTTGCCTTATAATAATTcgtaaatatatttttatatatattataaaaaatatcattatataataattataagaCCGTTTAGTTTTAGAATGcataaaagtatatatacatagaaaaatttagataatctttaaatattttatatatatatatatagaacaAAGTAtggatataataaagaaacaCACGTATacataatgaaaaaataaagtagaatatatgtatacCTATTTAgattaacatatatatgttatataatagttagtatatatatatatatatatatatatatatatatacatttatttatatgcgggcatatgaattatatgTTGTTATAgacttttatatattatataggagaaaaaatgaatgaaGCATTAGAAATTATAGGGGAGGGTAATAAAATGATTGTGTTAAGAACACATGACAAATATGATAttgatgatgataataataatgagaAAAGCAATGAGAATTATGTTAACAATTTGAGATTGTTAAATAACGaatttaattttcttaATAATGGAAATGTAAAGATAGACAATATGGTTATATCCTATTCATATCTTTATATTCTGAAACATATACATCTTTatagttatatatttataaaaagatcagttttaaaaattgttaagaagaatgaaatgaaagtattaaatattacactacaaaataattggataaaaaaaataagataCAATAAATTTAGAATATTTGACAAATCATATTTAGctgataataattttgttatatttaataatgaatTTGTTGATCTTATAAGAAATACTATagatttttattattttaataaaaacaaaaaaaagttatatacacataaaataaaaacatacaTACAACATGCAGACAAACttataacaaatattattGAATATACAGATAAAGTAATTAACTATTTAAATGATAACTCAGATAAAATTATAGAACAAATTACATTTAATATACAAACATTCTTAAGATATATtacaaagaaaaaaaatatacgtgggataaaaaaatatattttaaaatatataaaaagtattaattataatgatatacaaaaatatgtaattatatatttttatgattatcTTAAGATATTGAAACAAAATAAACACAACAAGTATAACAAAATGTATAGGAATcatgaaaaatatatgtttaacgatatatataataatgacaacaataataataataataataataataataataataataataaaattaataatgatgatgatataatatatgataacAATTGTCAACAACAACAAACTAATGTAGGGTATGTAGaagaaaatttattttctgtaccttattttttattacaaaaaaattacgACACAGGGAATAAACAACTTCAAATAAAATCGTTTGatagtaatataaatattaataatactacaaatatacaatatagTGATAATTTATCTAATCCTGCaagtttatataatgataataatagtataGCTAATCCATcatatatagataatacAAGTGCACAAAACGTTCATAATGACATGataaataacaatatgtcttataataatataaaagataactttaaatatataagtgtcgaaattaaattaaaatgtgGTTTAACAGATTATCAAAACTTATATGATAGGTATAATATACAacaattaataaaaataaaaaataaaaacacaGAACATTTGTCTTTATATGTACCAAGTAATTTCTTTAATCTTGATTTCTGGGATATTTTCtgtaatttaaattatatctttttattcaatagtaataatattaatatgtatataaataataaaaaatatatgaacacATCCTTATGTTCATTCAAATATttcaataattttttttttaattattcCTTATACTTTCCGACAAATGATtcaattaatttttatttcaatTATTTAAACCAATACAAAAAGGGAATTagtagaaaaaaaaaaaaaaaaaatgataacaattgttatgatgaaaattttcatgattattttataaacgaatataaaacaagaatgaatacatatattaatgataaCGTCGAATGTGCTAGCCAATTTAACAATTcgtataataatatgtatgaaaattttaattacCTGACTTTTATGAACAATTCAGGTGAAATGGAAGAAaaggataaaaaaaaaaaaagaaagaagaaaaataagaataaagatattaaaaataatatgatagacactaaaaataataataatataaatgtttgTAATGGTagcaataataatagtagtagtagtagtagtagtagttgtagtagtagtagtaataaatataatttttattataataacaattgTAGTGATAACGCCTTTTTAAGGGCAAGTCAAATGAACACACTGGTgaataaaaacaatattGTATTACACAATAATTTACAAAAGAATAGTGTatggaaatataaaaggaatcattataatataataaactACTGTCAGAGAACATGTATAATTCctgaaaatattaattatgcatataaaaattacatatttagtaattacttttatttaaaatatattatatgtggTACCaattatgatataaaagaaatgttgttatgtataaaaaatggtGAATATCGTTATTGTTTTAACaaattgatatatattttagatatatataagaatatgTATTATGTACATATGAAAACGTTTTGTAAAAGTGCTATACAAAAATTAAGAAAACAATATGATGAATTAATgaatgaatattatattcctGAAAAATTAAGATTCAATTCAAGaaaagataatatttattGGAACAATGaattatgtaatattaaatattattatgagaaaggaaaaaaatgtaataacAACAATCCTGTTGATATAGATGGATCTTTTAGTAGACATGAATATGGTGTGAGAAAAACATCcatttgtaaaaataataaagagtttaatttattttttacagAAATGGAtttcaaatataataacaagTTTCAAAGAATAATGTctgaatatttaaatgaatatataaatgtgaATGGATTAAAAGGACAGTTTAtgaaatttaaaaaatattataatatactatattatgatttttataaaaagttaaaaaataaatttgaGAAGAAATATTATGCTTTGTTAAAAGgagaattaaaaataagaaaagacttttttaaaaaattacatgAAAATTTTAGAGAAAAAGTATTACATAAATTAAATAGagaattattttatttatatgatgaaaaattaaaaaataattattattttaattatattatgacAAATAAATTACATATGTGTGTTAGaacatatttttgtaattgtcaatattatatatcaaatgtgttaaaaaaagtaataatacGATATCGAGAAAAAGGATATGAAGAACAAGTAAATTATCATTTCTTTTGTTTATTAGATataatgaattatatatatatgaagaataaaaataaatggaCAAATCGATTAAAGTTATTGAATAATTCctttaataataaagaacaATCAAAGAATATGATTGAATtaattcaaaatataatgtatcataatttaaaattaacaaaaaaaaatccttttgaaataaatcaaaattataatgaaaacttggttattttatcttgtattattagaaaagagaaatatttattttataaacttttatattttcaatgTTTTAGTTCAGGACAAGTTCAAATGATATCTGTcatgttatattttattaaaatgtttgagcaattatttaattttagaaaagaacaaaatgatgatatagGGTATGATTATCATACAAAAAGATCAAGATATGAGGAATTAAATCAAGAAGGgtatgataaaatatttaccaagtttaaatattataataagagtttggaaaatatatttaatattacagaaaatatgtatataaaaaatcacaaaaatttattacattttattaatacacAAAAGATAAAAAGATTATCAGAGTATGTTTTTAATTCTACAAAAAAATCATCACCATAtgtaaaaattaaaaaggagaagaataaaaaaaaaaatataaaatatgatgCCTTTACCTATTTACAAAATTGTCATTTCATATTAGGAAACGAATTATTATTGGATGCTGTACACATATGTAACAAAGCAACaaacaataaatataattatttaaaaacaGAGATGAAAGTAAATACAAGAAATGTATACTATCGTATTTATGAAACAAATCATCcatctttaaaaaaaaaaaaaaaaaaatttacatatCCACATcaatcatatataaaatcaaaatataatactaGACAAAAATTTATTGAACATATATTAAGTAAAGAAACCTTAATAACAACGGATCATTTCCATTATTTATCAAGttctcattttttaaatcatttaaatagtaaaaatatttccttattaaaagaaaacCAAAAACAagtaaa
The window above is part of the Plasmodium reichenowi strain SY57 chromosome 7, whole genome shotgun sequence genome. Proteins encoded here:
- a CDS encoding hypothetical protein (conserved Plasmodium protein, unknown function) → MNEALEIIGEGNKMIVLRTHDKYDIDDDNNNEKSNENYVNNLRLLNNEFNFLNNGNVKIDNMVISYSYLYILKHIHLYSYIFIKRSVLKIVKKNEMKVLNITLQNNWIKKIRYNKFRIFDKSYLADNNFVIFNNEFVDLIRNTIDFYYFNKNKKKLYTHKIKTYIQHADKLITNIIEYTDKVINYLNDNSDKIIEQITFNIQTFLRYITKKKNIRGIKKYILKYIKSINYNDIQKYVIIYFYDYLKILKQNKHNKYNKMYRNHEKYMFNDIYNNDNNNNNNNNNNNNNNKINNDDDIIYDNNCQQQQTNVGYVEENLFSVPYFLLQKNYDTGNKQLQIKSFDSNININNTTNIQYSDNLSNPASLYNDNNSIANPSYIDNTSAQNVHNDMINNNMSYNNIKDNFKYISVEIKLKCGLTDYQNLYDRYNIQQLIKIKNKNTEHLSLYVPSNFFNLDFWDIFCNLNYIFLFNSNNINMYINNKKYMNTSLCSFKYFNNFFFNYSLYFPTNDSINFYFNYLNQYKKGISRKKKKKNDNNCYDENFHDYFINEYKTRMNTYINDNVECASQFNNSYNNMYENFNYLTFMNNSGEMEEKDKKKKRKKKNKNKDIKNNMIDTKNNNNINVCNGSNNNSSSSSSSSCSSSSNKYNFYYNNNCSDNAFLRASQMNTLVNKNNIVLHNNLQKNSVWKYKRNHYNIINYCQRTCIIPENINYAYKNYIFSNYFYLKYIICGTNYDIKEMLLCIKNGEYRYCFNKLIYILDIYKNMYYVHMKTFCKSAIQKLRKQYDELMNEYYIPEKLRFNSRKDNIYWNNELCNIKYYYEKGKKCNNNNPVDIDGSFSRHEYGVRKTSICKNNKEFNLFFTEMDFKYNNKFQRIMSEYLNEYINVNGLKGQFMKFKKYYNILYYDFYKKLKNKFEKKYYALLKGELKIRKDFFKKLHENFREKVLHKLNRELFYLYDEKLKNNYYFNYIMTNKLHMCVRTYFCNCQYYISNVLKKVIIRYREKGYEEQVNYHFFCLLDIMNYIYMKNKNKWTNRLKLLNNSFNNKEQSKNMIELIQNIMYHNLKLTKKNPFEINQNYNENLVILSCIIRKEKYLFYKLLYFQCFSSGQVQMISVMLYFIKMFEQLFNFRKEQNDDIGYDYHTKRSRYEELNQEGYDKIFTKFKYYNKSLENIFNITENMYIKNHKNLLHFINTQKIKRLSEYVFNSTKKSSPYVKIKKEKNKKKNIKYDAFTYLQNCHFILGNELLLDAVHICNKATNNKYNYLKTEMKVNTRNVYYRIYETNHPSLKKKKKKFTYPHQSYIKSKYNTRQKFIEHILSKETLITTDHFHYLSSSHFLNHLNSKNISLLKENQKQVNIKKAMLVYKNMIYFVCRFLISKTFCDNSTIFNIYINHNNTKEDMNTLQYLKNNRFKVLTINKNINSSKNDLNVLLQHEQNHNLFVNSTNIQDKNLEQDQFDHYHDNNSSNSSNYINSYNQHDTVNHNNNNNDDDDDATIKKMNKMNKKIYISRAKGGSSKQHYPLIRKIDLKRKKLHYTNQMNRHFKKLITSTYITQQDKKIFYRISLIDLSIKSLKKVDYWKNQMDNIISIYNKFCTN